In the genome of Paraburkholderia caribensis, the window GATGACGGATACCGCCTGCGCCGATGATCGAACGCTGGCCCGCCTGTGCGTGGATCAGGTTGAGGGTGTCGAGGTCGGGGCCGGCGTCGGCGCCGACCTGATCGAGCGTCATCACGATCACGCGCGACGGCCACGATGCGGGAGCGCGCAGCGCCTGCGCGAGTTCGGGTGCCGCGATCAGCTGACGGCCGCGGTGATCGAGCGACAGGATGGGCGCGTAGCCAGCCGCTTCGGCCTCGCGCAGCGCGTCGAGCGAGTGCAGCGATTCGGTGCCGAACACGGGCACGATGCGCGTGTGGGCGGAGCCGGTTGCGGCGGCGATGCGCGAGAGGTGGGCGAGCATCGACGGGTAATCGGCGAAGCCCGCGTCGAGCCAGATTTCGAACGGGCCGCTGGGCGGCTCGAGATGCGCATGGACATGTGCGTTCGCGAGGGTCGCGGCGAGCACGGCCAGCGTCGACGGATCGGCGTCGCGCGACATGATCGCGCCGAGGTCCGCGACGTACAGCGCCGGCGCGGCCGTCGCGGCAACGAGGGCGCGGGCGACGGGTAGCGGCTCGCTCGTTGCGCACAGCGAAGACTGGATGGGGCGATAGTTCGCGCGGTCGCCGCGTATCGCGCGGACCGCGTGGCCGTCGAGCAGATCGAGAACCGGGATCACCTGCATGCGGAGACGTTCCTTGATGAAGCTCTGGGTTTATGAGTATCTCACTGGCGGTGGCATCGACGCGCAACTCGCGGGCAGCAGCAGTCTCGCGGATCTGAGCGCGCTGGTCGTCGAAGGGCGCGTGATGCGCGATGCGATCGTTGGCGATCTGCGGCAGCTCGACGGCGTGGAGGTCAGCTTCGCGAGTTCGCGCTTCGAGCAGGTCGCGCAGGGCGTGGCGCATTGCCGCGCGAGGCCGGGCGAGTCGATGCTGGAGTTCGTCTCGCGCGCCGCTCGCGAGCACGACTACGCGTGGATCGTCGCGCCCGAATGCGATGGCCTGATGCTCGATCTCGCCGACGCCGTCGGTCCCGCGCGCTGGATCGGTTGCACGAAGGAAGCGATCGCGCTCGCGTCGAGCAAGCGTGCGACGGCGGCGCGGCTCGCGTCGCGCGGGATTGCCGCCACGCCCGCGCTCGAACCGGCGCAGCTCGATCCGCGCACGCAGTCACGCTGGGTCGTCAAGCCCGACGACGGCGCGGGCGGCCTCGACACACTGGTGTTCGACGACGCCGACGCGGCACGCGCTGAATATGCGGTGCGGCGCGCGGCGCAACGCGAAACCGTGCTGCAGGCCTGGGTGGACGGCGACGCGCTGAGCCTGTCGCTGATCTGCGATCAGGCGGGCGCGACGCTCGTCAGCATCAACCGGCAGAGGATAGACGTCGCCGCGCATGTGGCGGGCCATGCGGGGCAGGTGGTCGGCTTCGATGGCGTGGATATCGACCGTATCGATCGCGACAGCCCGCAAGGCCGCACGCTCGACGCGCTCGCGCAGCAGGTCGCGGCGTCGCTGCCCGGCTTGCGCGGGTTTGCCGGCATCGATGTCGTGTGGCATCCGGCGCGCGGCCCGGTCGTGATCGAGGTCAATCCGCGCGCGACCGTCGCGTATGCGGGCTTGTCCGCGCGGCTCGGCCGCAATCTCGCCGCCGACGTGCTGGCGGCACACGGCCTGCGGGCCGCGCCGCGTGTGACTGATTCGGCGTCCGGCGGCGCAGCGGGAGCGAAGCTGTCCGCATGCGGAGCGGGATCATGAGCGCGTCCGTGCCGGCGCCGTCAATTGCCGGGCCTGCCGTGTTCGGCTGGGACGTCGGCGGCGCGCATGTGAAGGTGTCGCGTGTCGACGCGGACGGTGCCGTCACCGATATCGCGCAATGGGCGTGTCCGCTGTGGCAGGGGCTCGATCATCTGCATCGCGCGATCGGTTCGGCGGCTGAACGCTGGCCCGATCTCACTCACGCGAGCGCGCGCCACGCGGTCACGATGACGGGCGAAATGGTCGATCTGTTCGCCGACCGCGAGCACGGCGTGCGTGCGCTCGTCGATGCCTTAGGCGCGCGGCTCGGCGCCGATACGGCGTTTTTCGCAGGCGCGTGCGGCTGGCTGGATGCTGCGCAGAGCGTCGCGCAATGGCGTGCCGTCGCGTCGGCGAACTGGCTCGCGACGGCGCAGCATGTCGCGACCCGCATGCGCGATTGCGTGCTGATCGATATCGGCAGCACGACGACCGACATCGTGCCCGTTGCCGAAGCGCGTGTCGCCGCACGCGGCGTCAGCGACGCGACGCGTCTCGTCACAGGCGAGCTCGCTTATCACGGGGTCGTTCGCACGCCGTTGTGCGGCATCGCGCATCGCATCGCGTTTCGCGGCGAGACGGCGGGCGTGATGAACGAATGGTTCGCGACGAGCGCCGACATTTACCGGCTGACGGGGGAACTGTGGCCGCCGCACGACCAGCATGCGAGCGCCGACAACGGGCCGAAGACCATCGCGGCAAGCTGCGCGCGGCTGGCGAGAACGATTGGCCGCGATGCGGGCGAGGCGACCGAAGACGAATGGCGCGAGTTCGCGCACACATGGCGCGACGCGCAGCTGCGCGCGATCGGCGCAAGCTTCGAGCAGGTGTGTGCGGCGCATCCGTCGCTGGCGCGCGCGCCCGTCGTCGGCGCGGGCTGCGGGCGCTTTCTGGCCGCGGCGCTGGCGAAGACCCAGGCGCGCGACTACGTGGATTTCGGCACGCTCACGCAGATAGCAGGCAACGCGCCGGCGGATGCCGCCGAATGGATCGCGACATGCGCGCCGAGCGTGGCCGTCGCATGGCTGATGTCGGCGAGCAGGCGAGCGCAGCGCGCCGCGTGACGCGGTCAACGGGGCGGGGCCTGCCTGCGACGCGCCGGGCGCGGCGCGATCGATGCGCGTGCGGCGCGGCCAGCGCAGACTCGCGATGGCGCCGCGAGTGCAGGGCGGACGCGGACGGGCCGGGCCGTCGGGCATGCCCGTCGCGAGGTCGAACGAAAGCGAGGTAACGGACATGTGGGTGGTGAAGATCGGGGGCAGCCTGAGTCACGACCCGTCGCTGCGGGACTGGCTCACGCAGCTGTGGGAGGTCGGCGGCGGGCGCGTGGTGATCGTGCCGGGCGGCGGTGATTTTGCGGACAGCGTGCGCGTGTATCAGCAGGAATGGCAATTCGACGATCTCGCCGCCCACAACATGTGCCTGCTCGCGATGACGCAGTACGCGCTGATGATGCAGGCCGTGCTGCCCGACCTCGTGCTGGCGACCAGCGAGGAACTGATCCGGCGCGCGCTGCGTCACGGCAAGGTTGCCGTGTGGATGCCCGTGAGCCTGATGCGCGTCACGCCCAACTCGATGACCAACTGGGACACGACCTCCGACAGCCTCGCCGCGTGGCTGTCGACGTCTCTGAACGCCGAGCGTCTGATGGTGGTGAAGTCGTGCCCGGTCGGCGCGAACGTGCCGCTCGGGACACTCGCGTCGGATGGCGTGATCGACGCGAGCTTTGTCCGTTACGTGAAAGAGGCGAACTACGAAGTCGAGTTGTTCAGCAAGACGGATGTCGCGCTGGTGCGCGACCGGCTGCTGAATGCGTCGGCGGTGTGAGGGCGCGATGCCGCGCGCTTGACGCGGATTGTTACGCGGGAGCTGTGGACGCGACGGCGGCAGCGTGATGCAGCGCGTCGGCCCATTGCGCGACACGGCGCGGATCGAGGCGCGAGGTGCGGCCGTTCTCGCATAGCGCGGTGCGAAAGCCCGCGACATCGGGCGCGAGCGTGCGGATCGCGTCGAGTTGTGTCCAGCCTAGCGAACCGGCGATGCAGGCCATCGCGCCCGACGCGCGTATCGTCGCGATGTAGCGCGCAAGCGTTGCGTGGTCGATGCAATCGAGCAGCGTGCGGCCCGTCTTGCCTGCCGTATCGAACACGATGCCTGCGAAGCCGAGCGAGACGGCATACGCGACGAGTTCCGCATCGACGCCGTCGTCGCACAACAGCACGGGCAACACGTTGGCTTGCAAGCCGGCGATGCGCGCGAGGCAGCCGTGCGCATGCGGTCCCGGCACGACGCCGACCTTGACGAAATCCACACCTGTTTCGGCGACTTCGTCGATGCGTGCCGTGATGGCGTCGAGCGCATCGGGCGGCAGGTCGCCGATCGTGGCGCTGATGGGTTTGACGGGATAGCGCGAGCGCAGCGTGCGCGCGATGCGCCAGATGTTGTCGATCGACACGCCGCCGAGCGCGCCTTCGAGGGGTTCCTTCAGATCGATCAGGTCGGCGCCGGCGCCGGCTGCGTCGAACGCTTCTTCCGCCGAGCGGACGCTTGCGAGCAATGCGGTCATCGGGGTCTCCGTCAGGACGAGTGCGGTGCGGTTTTTTTGTCGGCGGCGTTGCCGGTTGTACGGAAGCGTTCCACGGCGGCTGTGATCCATTGCCATGCGGTGAGTTCATCGGGGCCGGCGGTTTTGTCGATGGCGATCTGCAGGTAGGCCATTTCGCGGTCGATCTTGTCGGCGGGCAGCATGAAGAGCCGGCTCACGAGGATGGCGCCTTCGACGACGGCTGCCTGAGCGCGGTTGAAGCCCGTGAAAGGGGCGTGGTTTTCCGTGTGCACGCAGCGCATGTGGAGGACTGGACGTTGTGGGTCTTCTTCTGTGACGTGATCGAGGGTTAGTTCGCTGTGGGCGAGGGATTCTTTTAGCCTGAGGCTCGGGACTTTGGTGGCCGGGCTTGTCGGCCAGTCGCGTTGGGTGCCCGTTACGCAGCCGGCGAAGACGCGGACGTTGGTCGTGAAGTTGATTACCGCTGCGCGGGTGGCTAGTACGTTGTCTAGTGTTTTTGATGGCCTGAATGGGGCGAGGATCGTCAGGCCGCTTTCGTCGTGACGAATGCCCATCGGGGCGGTGTGGGCGACGCCGTCGGTGGAGCATGTTGTGATGATGGTTTCGTGGATCATCGTTTGGTTTTGGTTTGGTTTTGGTTTGGTTTTGCCTTTGCACTGGGCGTTTGTCTTTGCGTTGGCATCCGCGAATTGCGTTTTCGCTGGCATCCGCGTTACGTTAGCGTGCTTCAGGCGTCGCCCCTGTGCGGGGCGGCACCTACTTTTCTTTGCCGCCGCAAAGAAAAGTAGGCAAAAGAAAGCGGCTCACACCGCCAATTCTAGTTCCTGCCTGAGGGCCCTCAAAGGGTCTTACGCTTCAGACGGCAACCACGTGACCCACGTTCGTTGCCAACGCTCTGAACGAGTGCCTCACCCGCTTCACGCACCCGCATGTCACGATGTCGTGCCAGACAGTCCACCGCCGCCCAGGTGGCAAACTGTGTGTCGGCCCTCGGTGCTCCACACGCATCACTCCGGACCGATAGCGCACGCCCCACCCGGTAAGAGCGCCACCCTATACGACGCGACAACCTACACACAGTTTGCCACCTGGGCGGCACATACCATTCGCTGCCGCTTGCCCGGGTACGGGTGATCGAAGCGGGTGAGGCGTTTATTCGAAGCGTTGGCAACGGGCATGCGTCATGTGGTTGCCGAGTGAAGTGTGGGGACGTGGGGGGCCCGTGGACAAACGTCAAGAATTGGCGGTGTGAGCCGCTTTCTTTTGCCTACTTTTCTTTGCGGCGGCAAAGAAAAGTAGGTGCCGCCCCGCACAGGGGCGACGCGTGAAGGGGGCTAACGTAACGCGGATGCCAGCGCCGAGGCCAGCCCACCGAAACGGCGACGCCTGAAGCGCGCTAACGAATCGCGGATGCCAGCGCAAAAGCCAGCACACCGAACGGCGACGCGCGAAGCGCGCTAACAGACAGCAACTGCTTGCGGCACCGCACAAAAACCACAATCAAAAACGAAAAAGCAAAAAACAGACGGGGCCGTCCCGGCAAAAAAAACCCACGACGAAAACCAGGCCCGGCCCCGTACGGGGCCATCACCTCGTAGCGATATACATCGTAATTTCAAACCCGAACCGCATATCGGTATATCCAGGGGTAGTCCACTGCATGTTCGTCCTCCTTTAGCGAATGAAGAAAACAAAAACGGCGGTCCCATTGCGAAAGAACGCCTGCATGCGCGCACGCAACACATCCCTTCGCCTCGGCCCATGTTGCTGATGCAACTGTCGTACCAGTTACAGCCCGACGGGAAAGGGCGCGCCGTTTACGCGCCTTACTGTAGCGGAACCGCAGCAAAGTGTTCCACGAGCCGATAACCCATTGTGGACGCATTTTGCATTCGGTGCACGCGTGTTAACGGATCACTTAAGCCTGCTGAAAAAAATCGTGAATTCACTTCATCCGGCATGCCGCCTACATTGACCTGCAAGGCCGGCGACTTTCGATGCGCGCCAGCTCCCACCCAAGGCGTGCGCAGCACCACAGGCGCGCCACGATCCATATCGAGGCAGCGCGATGAACGATTTCAGCAAGGAAGCCGTGAAGCCCGCAGGCAGCGAACGCACACCAGAAAGCACACCGCAACGCTCGCGCTATTCAGCGGGTGTCCTCAAGTATCGCGAGATGGGCTACTGGCAGCCGGACTACACGCCAAAAGACACCGACATCATCGCGCTGTTCCGCATCACGCCACAGCCGGGCGTCGAGCCCGAAGAAGCCGCCGCCGCCGTCGCGGGCGAATCGTCGACGGCCACCTGGACCGTGGTCTGGACCGACCGCCTGACCGCGTGCGACATGTACCGCGCCAAAGCGTTTCGCGTCGATCTCGTCCCCAGCGCCAGCGAAAGCGAACCGCAGTACTTCGCGTTCATCGCCTATGACCTCGATCTGTTCGAGGAAGGCTCCGTTGCGAACCTCACTGCCTCGATCATCGGCAATGTGTTCGGCTTCAAGCCCCTGAAAGCGCTGCGGCTCGAAGACATGCGCATTCCCGTCGCGTATCTAAAGACCTTTCAGGGCCCGCCGACAGGCATCGTCGTCGAACGCGAACGGCTCGACAAATACGGCCGCCCGCTGCTCGGCGCAACCGTCAAGCCCAAGCTCGGGCTGTCGGGCAAGAACTATGGGCGCGTCGTGTACGAAGGCCTCAAGGGCGGTCTCGACTTTCTGAAGGATGACGAAAACATCAATTCGCAGCCCTTCATGCATTGGCGCGACCGCTACCTGTTCGCGATGGAGGCGGTAGCCCGCGCGCAAGCCGAAACGGGCGAACTGAAGGGCCACTACCTGAACGTGACGGCGGGCACGATGGAGGACATGTACGAACGCGCCGAATTCGCAAAGGAACTCGGCTCGTGCATCGTGATGATCGATCTGGTGATCGGCTGGACGGCGATCACGTCGATGGGACGCTGGGCGCGCAAGAACGACATGATCCTGCATCTGCATCGCGCCGGACACGGCACATATACGCGGCAGCGCAACCACGGCATTTCGTTTCGGGTGATCGCGAAGTGGCTGCGCATGGCGGGCGTCGATCACGCGCATGCGGGCACGGCCGTCGGCAAGCTCGATGGCGATCCGCTCTCGGTGCAGGGCTATTACAACGTGCTGCGCGAGTCCCACAATCCCGTCGATCTTACGCGCGGCCTCTATTTCGACCAGCCGTGGGCGGGCTTGCGCAAGGTGATGCCCGTCGCGTCGGGCGGCATTCACGCGGGGCAGATGCATCAGTTGCTCGATCTGTTCGGCGATGACGCGATCCTGCAGTTCGGCGGCGGCACGATCGGCCATCCGTCCGGCATTCAGGCGGGCGCGACGGCAAACCGCGTCGCGCTCGAAACGATGGTCAAGGCGCGCAACGAAGGCCGCGACATCGCCAGCGAAGGCCCCGATCTGCTCGAAGCGGCAGCGCGTCATTGCACGCCGCTCAAGCAGGCGCTCGATACATGGGGCGACATCACGTTCAACTACACGCCGACCGATACACCCGATTTCGCCGTCACGCCGAGCGTGGCCTGAGCCATCAGCGTCGTACCCGCCGCATCCGAATGAGGAGCCCGCCATGCGCATCACCCAGGGGACGTTTTCTTTCCTGCCCGATCTGACCGACGACGAAATCCGCATGCAGATCCAGTACGCGCTGAGCCAGGGCTGGTCGTGCTCGGTCGAATTCACCGACGACCCGCATCCGCGCAATACGTACTGGGAAATGTGGGGCCTGCCGATGTTCGATCTGCGCGACGCAGCGGGCGTGATGATGGAAGTGACGCGGTGCCGCGACGCGTATCCGCAGCACTACATCAAGGTGAATGCCTTCGATTCGGTGCGTGGTTTCGAAACGATGCGGCTGTCGTTCATCGTCAACCGGCCGGAGGTGGAGCCGCCCTTCGTGCTGGGGCGCCAGGACGACCGCTCGCGCGTGCAGCGCTATTCGCTCACGACGGTGCGCGCCGCGCCGCGCTAGCGGAGGCACGCCCGTCCCGCGGATCAGAACACCAACAGGGAGACATCGTCATGAACGCCGTCGTCACGGAGCCACCGGCACAGGAGGAAATGCAAGCGCCGCGCGTCGACCTGCTCGCGCTCTTTCACGAGTCGGGCATCGCCGAGGTGCTCGACGAACTCGATCGCGATCTGGTCGGCCTCGCGCCCGTGAAGACGCGCATCCGCGAGATCGCCGCGCAACTGCTGGTGGGCCGAGCGCGGGAAGCGCTCGGCATCGAATGCGGCGCGCCGACGCTGCACATGTGTTTCAGCGGCAATCCCGGCACCGGCAAGACCACCGTCGCGCTGCGCATGGCGGATGTGCTGTTCCGGCTCGGTTATATCCGGCGCAATCATCTGGTTTCGGTGACGCGCGACGATCTGGTCGGCCAGTACATCGGCCACACCGCGCCGAAAACACGCGAAGTGCTCAAGCGCGCGATGGGCGGCGTGCTGTTCATCGACGAGGCGTATTACCTGTATCGCCCGGAAAACGAGCGCGATTACGGCCAGGAGTCGATCGAAATCCTGCTCCAGACGATGGAGAACCAGCGCGACGATCTCGTCGTGATTCTGGCCGGCTACGCCGCGCGGATGGACACCTTCTTTCGCAGCAATCCGGGCTTTCGCTCGCGGATTGCGCACCACCTGTCGTTTCCCGACTATGCACCCGACGAACTGCTGCTGATCGCCGGGCGCATGCTCGACACGATGCATTACCGGTTCGACGCCGACGCGCGCCGCGCTTTCGAGGACTACCTCGCGCGGCGCGTGCGTCAGCCGAACTTCGCGAACGCGCGCTCGGTGCGCAACGCGCTCGACCGCGCGCGCCTGCGCCAGGCCAATCGCCTGTTCGCCGATGCGCTGGGCGGCGGCGCAAGCGCCGACCCAGCCGCGCTGACGCTGCTGAGCGCCGCCGATATCCGCGCGAGCAGCGTGTTCTCCGAATCAGGCGGCGCCGGGATGGAACCCGGCGCCGCGCCAGAATTCCCCACTTCGTAGGAGAGCATCATGCGTCACGCAAACATTACGCTCACGAGGTTCCTGGCTGGCGACGCTGACCATCTGATGTCGACACGGCCGTCCACCGCGTTGCAGGCCGTGCTGCACGACGTCGCGGCGTCGGTGAAGACCATCGGCGCGGCGCTTGCGCGCGGCACGCTGGGCGAGAGCGCGCAGGCCGATTCGGTAGCGGGCGGCGCGGTGCTCGCGTATTCCACGCGACGTCGCAAGCTGGCCGAGGCGGCTATGCGCAACGGCCGCGCGGCGCCTCTGGACGGCGCGGCCATGCCCGAGTACCAGCTTGCATTCGATCCGCTGAACTGCCCGTGGAATGCGGACATCAACGGCACGGCGGGTTCGATCTTTTCGGTGATGCGCGTGCAGCCGCAAGGCAGCGATGTGAACGGCGGCGACGCGCGAGCGCAAGCCTATGGCGAGCTGGACTGCGAATCCTATGGCGAAGCGTATGGCGCGCCGTTCCTTCAACCCGGCCGTGAACAGGCGGCAGCGGGGTACACGATCTACGGCCCGGCGACGATGCTCGTCATCACGCTTGGCGAGGGCACGCACGGCTTCACGCTCGACGGCCAGACGGACGAGTTCATGCTCACGCATCCATCGATCCGCATTCCGGAGGAGACGGGCGAGATTGCCGTCGACGCCTCCAACGAGCGCTTCTGGGAGCCGCCCGTGCGCCGTTACGTGCACGAGTGCCGCGAGGGCCGCGCGGGCTGCCGCGAGCGCGATTTCAGTCTGCGCTGGAGCGACGCGCTGGTGCCCGAAGTGCATCGCATTCTGATGCGCGGCGGGCTGTTCCTGATGCCGCGCGACTTCCGGACGCGCTCGGCGATGCGCGGGCGCCTGTCCGCCGTCTACGACGCGAGCCCGCTGGGCTTTCTGGTCGAGCAGGCGGGCGGCATGGCGACGACGGGCCGCGAGCGCGTGCTCGACGGCGCGCCGCGCACGTTCCATGAGCGCATGCCGCTGATACTCGGCTCGTCGAGCGAAGTGGCGCGTATTGGGCGCTACCACCGCGAGCACGACCTGGGTATCGACATGCCTTTCACGTCGCCGCTTTTTCGTGAGCGCTCATTGTTCCTTCCGGAGACCTCGGTCTGACTCTTGAACTGTAGCAAGGAGACAGCGCATGTCAGTCAGACATCCGATCGTTGCGGTGACGGGGTCGAGCGGGGCGGGCACGACTACCGTCATGAGGAGCTTCACGCATATTTTTCGCAGGGAGAAGATCAATGCGCAGATTGTCGAAGGCGATGCGTTCCATCGGTACGACCGGCTCGGCATGCGCGAGGCGTTGCGGCAGAGCGAGCGGGACGGCGTGCGCAACTTCAGCCACTTCGGGCCCGATGCGAACCTGCTCGAGGAGTTGGAGCAGTTGTTCGCGAGTTATGGGAGTTCGGGTGGCGGGAAGTTCCGGCGCTACGTGCACGATGAAGCGGACGCGGTGGTGTACAAGCAGGACCCGGGGACGTTTACGCCGTGGGAGGATATTTCGCCGGGCACGGACATGATGTTTTACGAAGGGCTTCATGGTGCGGCCGTGACCAGCAAGGTCGACATCGCACAGCATGCGGATCTGCTCGTCGGCGTGGTGCCGATCATCAATCTGGAGTGGATCCAAAAGCTGCATCGTGACCAGACGCTGCGCGGTTATTCGCATGAGGCGGTGGTGGATACGATTTTGCGGCGGATGCCGGATTATGTGAATTACATTTGCCCGCAGTTTTCGCGTACGCATGTCAATTTTCAACGTGTTCCCACTGTTGATACTTCTAATCCTTTTACCGCTCGGGAGATTCCGCAACCTGATGAGAGCTTTGTAGTGATCCGGTTTTCCAAGCCCAAAGGGATCGACTTTCCTTATCTGCTTACGATGTTGCATGACTCCTTTATGTCGCGGCCTAATGTCATTGTTGTGCCTGGCGGGAAGATGGGACTTGCTATGCAGTTGATTTTTACGCCCATGATCTTGCAGTTGAGGGATAGGAAGTCGCGTGCGTGAAAGTGAGTTTTTTGGGGCGGGGTGTGGCTCAGTGTTGTGTGTGTCTGTCTGTCTGTCTGTCTGTCTGTGTCTTGGCTGACGGCCTGGAGGTTGTGGCCCCGCTGGGGTCGTCAGGTTTTTTTTGTTTCGCCTTTTGGTTTTTGCTTTTGGTTTTTGCTTTTGCTTTTGTTTTGGGTTTCCAGACTCTGCGCTGGCATCCGCGTTACGTTAGCTCGCTTCATGCGTCGCCCCTGTGCGGGGCGGCACCTACTTTTCTTTGCCGCCGCAAAGAAAAGTAGGCAAAAGAAAGCGGCTCACACCGCCAATTCTTGACGTTTACCCACGGGCCCCCAACGTCCCCACGCTTCACTCGGCAACCACATGACGCATGCCCGTTGCCAACGCTTCGAATAAACGCCTCACCCGCTTCGATCACCCGTACCCGGGCAAGCGGCAGCGAATGGTATGTGCCGCCCAGGTGGCAAACTGTGTGTAGGTTGTCGCGTCGTATAGGGTGGTGCTCTTACCGGGTGGGGCGTGCGCTATCGGTCCGGAGTGAGGCGCGCGAGGTACTACGGCCTACACACAGTTTGCCACCTGGGCGGCGGTGGACTGTCTGGCACGGCATGGTATGACGCGGGTGTGTGAAGCGGGTGAGGCGCTCATTCAGAGCGTTGGCAACGGACGTGGGTCACGTGGTTGTCGTGTGAAGCGTAAGAACTTTTGGGGGCCCTCAGGCAAGAACTAGCGCTGGCGGTGTGAGCCGCTTTCTTTTGCCTACTTTTCTTTGCGGCGGCAAAGAAAAGTAGGTGCCGCCCCGCACAGGGGCGACGCATGAAGCGAGCTAACGTAACGCGGATGCCAGCGCAAAGCCAATTCACGGATGCCACCGCAAAGCCAATTCACGGATGCCACCGCATAGGCAAACGCAGCCAAACAACCCCCCCAGCACCCCCTATTAAGACCCTTTCAACTTCGTCGTGCCAGGGGCACACCAGACCTGAAGGTCTTCAACAGCCCGTTCCACCTGACACCCCCAATCCAGCGCCTGATCCTGATCAAACCTCTTCCCCAGCCGCCAGGCGATCTCCGCCCGTGCTGTCTGCACGCCCATATAAAACGCATGCCCGCCATCATCCTGAAGCTTCAGATGCGGAAACAAATCAAACGGATCCCCTTCAACAACATGCACGTCGCGGTTATAAACATGAATCCCATCCGTAGTGACCTGAACACGAAAATTCGGATCCCGCACCTGTGCGGCAAACGCAGCGATCTCATCAGCGTCATAAGGAAAAGGCCGCCTGGCATGTAAAGCAGACAAATCAGAATCGATACCTTTAGGCAGCACCTGCGCCTCAAAAGCGGCATGCATGACACGCCGTGCAACGTCAGCCTCACGCACGGCACGCCGCGCATGCAGGCTAACGGAAGTGGTCAGCACAGCAGAAACGCGCAACTCAGCAGCAATACCGAGCAGCACCGCATTAATGCCACTCGTATCAGCTTCCGTCAGCTCGGTAAGATTTCCAACACCAAGCATGATGGCAACATCGGCATACCGCTCCCGCAATGCGACATACCGCGCGATAGAAGCAGCAAAGCCAAACGGAATCGGATCAAGAATAGGATCGGCCAGAAACGGCTTGCCACGCGCAACGAGCGCATCAATCGCCTGATGCAACGAAGCCGTGTCACGCGGCTCGCGCGCAACCACAACCGGCGTCGACGATACTTCGTCAGCAACCCACAACGTGTCCACGTTGAGACTCATCAGATAATCGGCCCCCGCGCGCCCGCCGCGCAGAAGCTCATCCGTCACCATCGAATCCACGCTCACCCGATAGCCGCCATCCTTCAGCATCCGCACAGCATCCTCGAGATGCGGAAAAGGCGTATCAGGCAGACAGCCCACGTCAATCACATCCGCGCCTTGCTCCGCATAATGCCTCGCCCGCGCAGCGATTCCATCGAGATCGAGTCTCGGCGCATCGACGATCTCCGCAAAAATCTCCGTCGAGTAACGCGACAGATCGAACTTCCGCGCGGCCTGCCCGAAATGCAGCGGCAAATCCTTCGCCTCCTCCGGACCACGCTCGACGGGCAAGCCGAAATGCTCGCTCAACGCCAGAAGATCACCGCGACAGCGCCCCGGCACGATCATCCGGTCCGCGCGCAGCGGCAAAGGCACACGCCGGCGGATCATGTCGGCCGTCATCAGCGCGGCAACCTGCAAGCCGATCTCGCGCACCTCCCACGTGAATGGCGCGTTCGTCATGCCCTCCAGTACCTGCACGACGCTTTTTTCGGCAAGCCTGCCAGTCAGGAAGACGATGTGTTCCATGCAAGCCCGAGGTTCGACAGCCGTTCGCTCAATGCCGCGCGCAGTTCGTCGAGCGAGCGCGCAACAGTCGTGTATTCGATGCGCGCAAGCCGCTCGACATTTTCCAGCTCGATCGCGCGCGGACGCACTTCGACCCACTCGTGCGGGCTCTGCGTGATGACGCTCGGCTCGGTGTCGCACG includes:
- a CDS encoding DUF6513 domain-containing protein; translated protein: MEHIVFLTGRLAEKSVVQVLEGMTNAPFTWEVREIGLQVAALMTADMIRRRVPLPLRADRMIVPGRCRGDLLALSEHFGLPVERGPEEAKDLPLHFGQAARKFDLSRYSTEIFAEIVDAPRLDLDGIAARARHYAEQGADVIDVGCLPDTPFPHLEDAVRMLKDGGYRVSVDSMVTDELLRGGRAGADYLMSLNVDTLWVADEVSSTPVVVAREPRDTASLHQAIDALVARGKPFLADPILDPIPFGFAASIARYVALRERYADVAIMLGVGNLTELTEADTSGINAVLLGIAAELRVSAVLTTSVSLHARRAVREADVARRVMHAAFEAQVLPKGIDSDLSALHARRPFPYDADEIAAFAAQVRDPNFRVQVTTDGIHVYNRDVHVVEGDPFDLFPHLKLQDDGGHAFYMGVQTARAEIAWRLGKRFDQDQALDWGCQVERAVEDLQVWCAPGTTKLKGS